In Penaeus monodon isolate SGIC_2016 chromosome 7, NSTDA_Pmon_1, whole genome shotgun sequence, the following are encoded in one genomic region:
- the LOC119575694 gene encoding ras-related protein Rab-2A-like: MSNPSVKVLVVGDTGVGKTSITACFFGEEIPPIHFPTHVLSVDYCTFEISSKEIGVYICDLPGSEHFRPIVRCFYPEAAAILLVFDLINRHTFNNLPRWMKEIREGLPSHSAVVLIGNKSDLKKARVVSRTEAQIFADSFNLLYFEVSAALDLNVGLVFDVAAGLVHEQVEEQDGTAPDEEKVLPSCDEGEEERLRLRKRV, translated from the exons ATGAGCAACCCTAGTGTCAAAGTCCTTGTTGTTGGAGATACGG GAGTAGGAAAAACCTCGATAACAGCCTGCTTCTTTGGGGAGGAGATCCCACCCATTCACTTTCCGACGCATGTGCTGAGCGTCGATTATTGCACCTTCGAGATTTCTTCAAAAGAGATTGGTGTCTACATATGCGACCTG CCCGGGAGTGAGCATTTTCGACCGATAGTAAGGTGCTTCTACCCAGAAGCTGCGGCCATCTTGCTCGTGTTCGACCTCATCAACAGACACACATTCAACAACCTCCCCCGATGGatgaaggagataagagagggtCTCCCTTCGCACAGCGCCGTCGTCCTCATCGGGAACAAGAG CGACCTCAAGAAAGCCCGAGTGGTGTCCAGGACAGAGGCGCAGATCTTCGCCGACAGCTTCAACCTACTATACTTCGAGGTCTCGGCCGCTCTCGATCTCAACGTCGGCCTGGTATTCGACGTCGCTGCTGGGTTGGTGCATGAGCAGGTCGAGGAACAAGATGGGACGGCGCCAGACGAGGAAAAGGTGCTTCCTTCTTGtgacgagggggaggaagaacgCTTGCGTTTGAGGAAACGAGTGTAA